GGATCATGAGATACGAATCAGCATGGATGGTAGAGGAAGGGCGACGGACAATATTGTGATAGAGCGTTTCTGGCGGAGTCTGAAGCACGAAGATATCTATCCGAAGGATTATGAGACGGTGGATAAACTCAACGCGGGGCTGAGAGAATATTTTGAGTGGTACAACAACTCGAGATCACACCAGACGCTGGATGGCAGCACACCGGCAGAAATCTACAACGGAGTTTCTCTCAAGAGGGTAGCATGAGCAGGAAAGCAGGAAGAATACAGGTGCAACTCTTCCACCTTAAAACGAAGAGAAAGTGGTCTTGACATAGGGGTCCTCATATACCCATCGACAAACTCCGCCAGGATCCTGAAGAGCCGCCACGATTCCTTGATATTCAGATCGTCTATTATATATTTTTTCTCGACTGTCATTATCTCCTCCGTCCTTTAGTCACGGTCTCGTTCAAACCAGCGACAAGGTTAAGCTAAAAAGGACATGCGTGACAAGAGATTTGGAAGATTTCCGGGTGGGAAATCAGATTCATCACAGGGAATCACTGGGTGTAGATACTTTTGATCGAACCCCACGAATCACCGGGCACCGGTGCTGCTCCCTCCGGCAGGGTTATTGAGTATACCCAAAGCTCTCCCTGCGTCTGCATCGTCAACGTGGCCGTATATTCCGTGTGATTTAAATTGACAACACCACCACCTGTGGTTATCACGTTGCATCCTCAACCAAAGCCCAACCCTGTGAAGAAAAAGTCGAATTTCTGGATTTCGACCACTCCCACAGGTTCGATCACAAGTTGTAAATGAAATTCGACACCCAGCGTGCCTCTGATGAGAAGTGATGTTCCATAAGCCCCGAGTTCCGTAGTCGAAAATGTATATTTCGTCCATTCACCGGGCATATCAAGACCCTGCAGATGGCCCATCGGGGCTACACCGACCGGTATTGATCCGACGTCATTCGATTCGGTGTAGTGCGTCGCATCGATCACCACATCTTTGGCATCTGACGAGGAGGGCAAAAGAACAATGACCATCAGGGTCAGTATCAATCCGGTTGATCTTTTCATAATCCATTCCGTCAAAAAAAACATTCGCAGACTATCACCGTAGATGATGATTGTAGCAACTTTACGGCATTCTGTCAATTCCGACTGTTTTCTGTTCTCTGAATAATCGGCTGGACTCGACACGGATGGGGCAGTAGATTGGAAATATGTTTCTGCCGCTTAAAGACATGAACCCGACCGAGAGAAAGCCCATAGTGACGATCTCACTGATTGTCATAAACGTACTGGTCTACCTCTACCAGATGTCCCTCGGCCCTGGTGCGCAGGCATTCATCGCCTCTTTCGGCGCTACTCCGTTCGAGATAACCCGATTTACTGACCTGGTCGGACAATATGGTTATAACATCAGACATTTCCAAGGGCCCAATCCCATAATACTTACGCTTTTCACATCCATGTTCATGCACGGGTCCATTCTCCACCTCGGTGGCAACATGCTCTACCTGTGGATATTCGGAAACAACATAGAGGACATACTCGGCCCCGGAAAATTCATCCTGTTCTATATCCTCTGTGGGCTGATCGGCCATGCGATGCATATCGCATCCAGCCCCGCCTCGCTGATTCCCACCATAGGAGCAAGCGGCGCCATCGCGGGAATACTGGGAGCCTATCTGATAGCATATCCCGGTGCCAGGGTGCTTACATTGATGTTCCTCTTCATCTTTATCCGTCTTACTATGATCCCTGCCTGGGTAATAATAATCTTCTGGTTCATCATCCAGCTGTTCAGCGGGTTCGCATCGCTCGGCGGGCAACAGGGCGGAGGTACAGCCTGGTTCGCGCATATCGGCGGATTCCTCGGGGGAATAGCGCTGATCCTGCTTATGGCCGGTGATTATGTGAGATGGCTTCGGAAGGGTGGGTTCAGAGGCTGGTAAATTGAAATCATGACTTTGAATATCAGCAGACTACTCATAGACAGCAGATCGGTCGACGATCCGGTGACGGTCAGGATGCTGGCCGCCCTTCCAGGGGTCGAGACCACTATCATGGACGACATCGACCCGTCACGCGTGGAAGGCGGTCCGGGCGCGGTCGTACTGACTCATCTCCAGGGAGCTTTCATAAAGGATTTCCCCGTCACACCCGGGGCACCACCATGCGGAGAGAAATATATAGTAACGATGGCAAACTGTCCCTTCTTCTGCAGTTACTGCTACCTTCAGTCATACCTGGAACATGACAGGATCACTGTCTTCACCGACACCGACAGGATGAAGGAAGAGATCGCCGCGACGATCTCCTGTGACAGGCCGGCCAGAATGACGACGGGAGAGTTCGGCGACAGCCTCGCCCTCGACTCGATCACGGGTATCACCCTCGATATCCTTCCCCTTTTCGAAGGTACCGGCACTATCCTCGAGGTGAGAACAAAAAGTGACAGCATCGACCATTTGATCCCACCTGCAGGCGATCACCTGATGATGACATGGACCCTTTCCCCGCAGGAAGCCATATCCAGGGAAGAACCCGGAACGGCCACACTCGCCCGAAGATTGAAGTCTATAGAAAAGGCGGTCCGGGCCGGCACTCGGGTATCTGTAAGGCTCGACCCCGTGATACCTTCATATTACACGGCCGAATCATACTTCGGCCTCGTCCGGGATATTCGGGCCGCGGCAGGAAAAGGGGGGATCAGGAGGTTCGAGCTGGGCATCGTCCGTTTCCCTCCCGGCCTGTGGGAGATCGCCGCCGGGAAGAAATCGGGCGGCCGTTTGATAAAGGGCGAATATTTCAATGACCTGGAAGGAAAGAAGAGATACTACCGCCCCGAAAGAGTCAGGATATACAGGGAACTTGGCATGATGGTCAGGGAAGAGTTTCCAGAAGCAGCTATCGAGTTGAGCATGGAGGACCGGGAGGTCTGGGAAGACGCCGGCATCACTTTACAGTAGAGGGCATCCCGTCAAAACCGAGACTCTCCTCATCTAGATGAGAGGAGTCGCCGAGCGACCGCACCCTGGGACGGTACTCAAGCATTATCGTTGTCACTGAAGTATTGGCCAGCGAAAAGGCCCAGATGTCGTCCGGGTCCATACCCAGTATATAGGTAAGCCATGCGCATATCACTCCACCATGAGCTATGATCAGAAGGTCCCCCTCTGTCGCCTGTATTATCTGATCCATCCTCGTCCTCACCCGAAGATGAAAATCAAGATATCTCTCGGCTCCCTCTATCTCCACCTTAGAAGGTCTTTTGAACCAGTCCTCGATCTCCCCTGGCTGTTTCGCCTTCAGGTCGCTGACCAGCCTGCCTTCCCACTTGCCAAAGGCGATCTCTCGAAGCTCATGGTCGTACTCAACGGCCTGGCCATCCAGGGCGATCTCGGCAGTCTCCACCGCTCTCTGGATGTCGCTGCATATGACCTTGTCGAATCTCATAGCCCGGAGCCGCCGCCCCAACAGCCGGGACTGGATCTTTCCCCTCTCGCTCAGCCC
This DNA window, taken from Candidatus Latescibacterota bacterium, encodes the following:
- a CDS encoding integrase core domain-containing protein encodes the protein MLKDHEIRISMDGRGRATDNIVIERFWRSLKHEDIYPKDYETVDKLNAGLREYFEWYNNSRSHQTLDGSTPAEIYNGVSLKRVA
- a CDS encoding rhomboid family intramembrane serine protease, yielding MFLPLKDMNPTERKPIVTISLIVINVLVYLYQMSLGPGAQAFIASFGATPFEITRFTDLVGQYGYNIRHFQGPNPIILTLFTSMFMHGSILHLGGNMLYLWIFGNNIEDILGPGKFILFYILCGLIGHAMHIASSPASLIPTIGASGAIAGILGAYLIAYPGARVLTLMFLFIFIRLTMIPAWVIIIFWFIIQLFSGFASLGGQQGGGTAWFAHIGGFLGGIALILLMAGDYVRWLRKGGFRGW
- a CDS encoding radical SAM protein; translated protein: MTLNISRLLIDSRSVDDPVTVRMLAALPGVETTIMDDIDPSRVEGGPGAVVLTHLQGAFIKDFPVTPGAPPCGEKYIVTMANCPFFCSYCYLQSYLEHDRITVFTDTDRMKEEIAATISCDRPARMTTGEFGDSLALDSITGITLDILPLFEGTGTILEVRTKSDSIDHLIPPAGDHLMMTWTLSPQEAISREEPGTATLARRLKSIEKAVRAGTRVSVRLDPVIPSYYTAESYFGLVRDIRAAAGKGGIRRFELGIVRFPPGLWEIAAGKKSGGRLIKGEYFNDLEGKKRYYRPERVRIYRELGMMVREEFPEAAIELSMEDREVWEDAGITLQ
- a CDS encoding histidine phosphatase family protein; translation: MDETPRKIHLVRHGESEWNRIRKVQGNAHNVGLSERGKIQSRLLGRRLRAMRFDKVICSDIQRAVETAEIALDGQAVEYDHELREIAFGKWEGRLVSDLKAKQPGEIEDWFKRPSKVEIEGAERYLDFHLRVRTRMDQIIQATEGDLLIIAHGGVICAWLTYILGMDPDDIWAFSLANTSVTTIMLEYRPRVRSLGDSSHLDEESLGFDGMPSTVK